The following coding sequences lie in one Primulina huaijiensis isolate GDHJ02 chromosome 2, ASM1229523v2, whole genome shotgun sequence genomic window:
- the LOC140970979 gene encoding GPI mannosyltransferase 1 isoform X2 has product MSEISFCSLILFSALFRVFLILYGEWQDAVMEVRYTDIDYFVFSDAAALMASGKSPYKRSTYRYSPLIAFLLMPNSFLHQSWGKFLFSASGNLLQAAFWYGLVVHLRIYPIIYALPIILFLDPQYFQPGKNPALVNWSYRYSKSSYYSNNSKITISQSIWSFLTSIITWKGALFGLISGSTFFVLTGLCFHLYGWEFLHEALLYHLTRTDPRHNFSLYFYHIYLHYEHEFYITEKLIAFLPQFTVQLVLIFSFARDLPFCFFLQTLAFVAFNKVITAQYFVWFFCLLPLILPWSKMQLKWKGLACIFLWIGAQTHWLLWGYLLEFRGKNVFVQLWVASLVFLAANTFVLVTIIGNHVYCPVFEILEQENLSKIMKDD; this is encoded by the exons ATGTCAGAAATAAGTTTCTGCTCTCTGATTCTTTTTTCAGCACTGTTTCGCGTCTTTCTGATTTTGTATGGGGAGTGGCAAGATGCTGTTATGGAGGTTAGGTACACGGATATCGACTATTTTGTCTTTTCTGATGCTGCTGCCTTGATGGCATCTGGAAAATCACCTTATAAAAGATCTACTTATCGGTATTCACCCCTAATAGCATTTCTTCTTATGCCTAACTCATTTCTTCATCAATCATGGGGTAAATTCCTTTTCTCGGCCTCAG GTAATCTGTTACAGGCAGCATTTTGGTACGGGCTTGTTGTTCACCTCAGAATATATCCTATAATCTATGCACTTCCCATCATCTTATTTCTGGATCCCCAATATTTCCAACCCGGTAAAAATCCTGCCTTAGTTAACTGGAGTTATAGATATTCAAAATCATCCTATTACTCGAACAACTCAAAAATCACCATCTCGCAGTCTATTTGGTCATTTCTAACAAGCATTATCACTTGGAAGGGAGCCTTATTTGGACTAATTTCTGGATCCACTTTCTTCGTCTTGACTGGCTTATGCTTCCACTTGTATGGATGGGAATTCTTGCATGAGGCGCTTCTATATCATCTCACACGTACAGACCCACGTCACAATTTTTCTCTATACTTCTACCACATATACCTCCACTATGAACACGAGTTCTACATAACCGAAAAGCTCATTGCCTTTCTTCCTCAGTTCACGGTGCAGCTAGTTCTGATATTCAGTTTCGCCCGTGATTTGCCGTTCTGTTTCTTTCTCCAGACGCTTGCCTTTGTAGCATTCAACAAG GTCATAACTGCACAATACTTTGTTTGGTTCTTTTGTCTACTGCCTCTAATATTGCCATGGAGCAAGATGCAGCTTAAATGGAAAGGTTTGGCTTGCATCTTTTTGTGGATTGGAGCTCAAACTCATTGGCTGCTTTGGGGTTATTTGCTCGAATTTCGAGGTAAGAATGTGTTCGTTCAGCTTTGGGTTGCAAGTTTGGTGTTCTTGGCAGCAAATACTTTTGTACTTGTCACTATTATTGGTAACCATGTGTACTGTCCAGTGTTTGAAATATTAGAGCAGGAAAATTTAAGCAAAATCATGAAAGATGACTAA
- the LOC140970978 gene encoding O-fucosyltransferase 39-like isoform X2, translated as MRQQIRSLSHSNRGGAMAAALVLLLPLLFPSLFTPFSHALPSALSEWNTPKPMHSRLLKSALQRVTSDEQQADLWLPLPRPEWKTCAQHGFTSELPKKTQGYIQLFLDGGLNQQRMGICDAVAVAKILNATLIIPYLEVNSVWQDSSTFMDIFDVEHFIDTLKDDISIVRELPDEYFWSTREYYASAIRATRVKTAPVHASANWYLENVLPLLQSYGIAAIAPFSHRLDFDNMPADIQQLRCKVNFQALVFVPHIRALGDMLVSRLRYPPGPSEVTGTNYIREFNYPKYKQEAGKFVVLHLRFDKDMAAHSACDFGGGKAEKLALAKYRQVIWQGRVLNSQFTDEELRSQGRCPLTPEEIGLLLAALGFDNSTRLYLASHKVYGGEARISTLRSLFPLMEDKKSLASSEERAQIKGKASLLAAVDYYVSMHSDIFISASPGNMHNAMVGHRTYHNMKTIRPNMALLGQLFLNKSLTWPEFQEAVIEGHRSRQGQLRLRKSEQSIYTYPAPDCMCNA; from the exons atgaGGCAGCAGATTCGTTCTCTAAGTCATAGCAACAGAGGAGGAGCCATGGCTGCTGCTCTTGTTCTTCTTCTGCCCCTTTTGTTCCCAAGTCTTTTCACTCCGTTCAGCCATGCCTTGCCTTCTGCTCTGTCG GAGTGGAATACTCCAAAACCTATGCACTCTCGCTTACTCAAGAGTGCTCTACAGCGTGTAACT TCTGATGAACAACAAGCTGACCTGTGGCTGCCTTTGCCTCGTCCAGAATGGAAAACCTGTGCTCAGCACGGCTTCACCTCCG AATTGCCTAAGAAAACTCAAGGATATATACAGTTATTTCTTGATGGAGGGCTAAACCAGCAGAGAATGGGT ATCTGTGATGCAGTTGCAGTTGCCAAAATTTTGAATGCTACTCTTATAATTCCTTATCTGGAAGTAAATTCTGTCTGGCAAGATTCAAG CACTTTCATGGATATTTTCGACGTGGAACATTTTATTGATACATTGAAAGATGACATATCTATAGTCAGAGAGTTGCCTGATGAATATTTTTGGAGCACAAGGGAGTATTATGCTTCAGCTATTCGAGCTACGAGAGTAAAAACAGCACCTGTACATGCTTCAGCAAATTGGTATCTAGAGAATGTTTTGCCTCTCCTGCAAAG TTATGGAATTGCTGCAATTGCGCCATTTTCTCACCGTTTGGATTTTGACAACATGCCTGCTGACATTCAACAACTACGATGCAAAGTCAACTTTCAGGCTTTAGTTTTTGTACCTCACATCAGAGCTCTTGGAGATATGCTTGTTAGTCGCCTCAGATATCCTCCTGGCCCCAGTGAAGTTACTGGCACCAACTACATCAGGGAGTTCAACTATCCCAAGTACAAGCAAGAGGCTGGAAAGTTTGTTGTCCTCCACCTTCGTTTCGACAAG GATATGGCTGCTCATTCGGCTTGTGATTTTGGTGGAGGTAAGGCTGAAAAATTGGCTCTGGCTAAGTATCGACAAGTTATTTGGCAAGGAAGGGTATTAAATTCTCAGTTCACTGATGAGGAATTAAGGAGTCAAGGCCGGTGCCCGTTGACTCCTGAAGAAATTGGATTGCTTTTGGCAGCCCTTGGATTTGATAACAGCACTCGTTTGTATCTTGCTTCGCACAAG GTTTATGGTGGGGAAGCCAGGATCTCGACTTTGCGAAGTTTATTTCCTCTAATGGAAGACAAGAAGAGCCTTGCTTCTTCAGAAGAAAGAGCTCAAATTAAAGGAAAAGCTTCTTTATTGGCAGCAGTTGATTACTATGTCAGTATGCACAGTGATATATTCATTTCCGCTTCTCCAGGAAATATGCACAATGCTATG GTTGGCCATCGAACTTACCATAATATGAAGACCATAAGGCCAAACATGGCATTGTTAGGGCAGCTTTTCTTGAACAAAAGCTTGACTTGGCCAGAATTCCAGGAGGCTGTCATTGAAGGGCACCGATCCAGGCAAGGGCAACTCAGACTACGCAAATCAGAACAATCTATATACACGTATCCCGCTCCCGACTGTATGTGCAACGCTTGA
- the LOC140970979 gene encoding GPI mannosyltransferase 1 isoform X1: MSEISFCSLILFSALFRVFLILYGEWQDAVMEVRYTDIDYFVFSDAAALMASGKSPYKRSTYRYSPLIAFLLMPNSFLHQSWGKFLFSASDLLVGFFIHKILKLRGVPGKLCTYSTLAWLINPFTFTIGTRGNCEPIVCAMILWILLCLMNGNLLQAAFWYGLVVHLRIYPIIYALPIILFLDPQYFQPGKNPALVNWSYRYSKSSYYSNNSKITISQSIWSFLTSIITWKGALFGLISGSTFFVLTGLCFHLYGWEFLHEALLYHLTRTDPRHNFSLYFYHIYLHYEHEFYITEKLIAFLPQFTVQLVLIFSFARDLPFCFFLQTLAFVAFNKVITAQYFVWFFCLLPLILPWSKMQLKWKGLACIFLWIGAQTHWLLWGYLLEFRGKNVFVQLWVASLVFLAANTFVLVTIIGNHVYCPVFEILEQENLSKIMKDD; encoded by the exons ATGTCAGAAATAAGTTTCTGCTCTCTGATTCTTTTTTCAGCACTGTTTCGCGTCTTTCTGATTTTGTATGGGGAGTGGCAAGATGCTGTTATGGAGGTTAGGTACACGGATATCGACTATTTTGTCTTTTCTGATGCTGCTGCCTTGATGGCATCTGGAAAATCACCTTATAAAAGATCTACTTATCGGTATTCACCCCTAATAGCATTTCTTCTTATGCCTAACTCATTTCTTCATCAATCATGGGGTAAATTCCTTTTCTCGGCCTCAG ATCTACTTGTGGGATTCTTTATTCACAAAATTTTGAAGTTACGGGGTGTACCTGGCAAACTCTGCACCTACTCTACTCTGGCATGGCTTATTAATCCCTTCACATTCACGATTGGAACCCGGGGCAACTGTGAGCCCATTGTGTGTGCCATGATTCTTTGGATCTTATTATGTCTGATGAATG GTAATCTGTTACAGGCAGCATTTTGGTACGGGCTTGTTGTTCACCTCAGAATATATCCTATAATCTATGCACTTCCCATCATCTTATTTCTGGATCCCCAATATTTCCAACCCGGTAAAAATCCTGCCTTAGTTAACTGGAGTTATAGATATTCAAAATCATCCTATTACTCGAACAACTCAAAAATCACCATCTCGCAGTCTATTTGGTCATTTCTAACAAGCATTATCACTTGGAAGGGAGCCTTATTTGGACTAATTTCTGGATCCACTTTCTTCGTCTTGACTGGCTTATGCTTCCACTTGTATGGATGGGAATTCTTGCATGAGGCGCTTCTATATCATCTCACACGTACAGACCCACGTCACAATTTTTCTCTATACTTCTACCACATATACCTCCACTATGAACACGAGTTCTACATAACCGAAAAGCTCATTGCCTTTCTTCCTCAGTTCACGGTGCAGCTAGTTCTGATATTCAGTTTCGCCCGTGATTTGCCGTTCTGTTTCTTTCTCCAGACGCTTGCCTTTGTAGCATTCAACAAG GTCATAACTGCACAATACTTTGTTTGGTTCTTTTGTCTACTGCCTCTAATATTGCCATGGAGCAAGATGCAGCTTAAATGGAAAGGTTTGGCTTGCATCTTTTTGTGGATTGGAGCTCAAACTCATTGGCTGCTTTGGGGTTATTTGCTCGAATTTCGAGGTAAGAATGTGTTCGTTCAGCTTTGGGTTGCAAGTTTGGTGTTCTTGGCAGCAAATACTTTTGTACTTGTCACTATTATTGGTAACCATGTGTACTGTCCAGTGTTTGAAATATTAGAGCAGGAAAATTTAAGCAAAATCATGAAAGATGACTAA
- the LOC140970978 gene encoding O-fucosyltransferase 39-like isoform X1: protein MRQQIRSLSHSNRGGAMAAALVLLLPLLFPSLFTPFSHALPSALSEWNTPKPMHSRLLKSALQRVTSDEQQADLWLPLPRPEWKTCAQHGFTSAELPKKTQGYIQLFLDGGLNQQRMGICDAVAVAKILNATLIIPYLEVNSVWQDSSTFMDIFDVEHFIDTLKDDISIVRELPDEYFWSTREYYASAIRATRVKTAPVHASANWYLENVLPLLQSYGIAAIAPFSHRLDFDNMPADIQQLRCKVNFQALVFVPHIRALGDMLVSRLRYPPGPSEVTGTNYIREFNYPKYKQEAGKFVVLHLRFDKDMAAHSACDFGGGKAEKLALAKYRQVIWQGRVLNSQFTDEELRSQGRCPLTPEEIGLLLAALGFDNSTRLYLASHKVYGGEARISTLRSLFPLMEDKKSLASSEERAQIKGKASLLAAVDYYVSMHSDIFISASPGNMHNAMVGHRTYHNMKTIRPNMALLGQLFLNKSLTWPEFQEAVIEGHRSRQGQLRLRKSEQSIYTYPAPDCMCNA from the exons atgaGGCAGCAGATTCGTTCTCTAAGTCATAGCAACAGAGGAGGAGCCATGGCTGCTGCTCTTGTTCTTCTTCTGCCCCTTTTGTTCCCAAGTCTTTTCACTCCGTTCAGCCATGCCTTGCCTTCTGCTCTGTCG GAGTGGAATACTCCAAAACCTATGCACTCTCGCTTACTCAAGAGTGCTCTACAGCGTGTAACT TCTGATGAACAACAAGCTGACCTGTGGCTGCCTTTGCCTCGTCCAGAATGGAAAACCTGTGCTCAGCACGGCTTCACCTCCG CAGAATTGCCTAAGAAAACTCAAGGATATATACAGTTATTTCTTGATGGAGGGCTAAACCAGCAGAGAATGGGT ATCTGTGATGCAGTTGCAGTTGCCAAAATTTTGAATGCTACTCTTATAATTCCTTATCTGGAAGTAAATTCTGTCTGGCAAGATTCAAG CACTTTCATGGATATTTTCGACGTGGAACATTTTATTGATACATTGAAAGATGACATATCTATAGTCAGAGAGTTGCCTGATGAATATTTTTGGAGCACAAGGGAGTATTATGCTTCAGCTATTCGAGCTACGAGAGTAAAAACAGCACCTGTACATGCTTCAGCAAATTGGTATCTAGAGAATGTTTTGCCTCTCCTGCAAAG TTATGGAATTGCTGCAATTGCGCCATTTTCTCACCGTTTGGATTTTGACAACATGCCTGCTGACATTCAACAACTACGATGCAAAGTCAACTTTCAGGCTTTAGTTTTTGTACCTCACATCAGAGCTCTTGGAGATATGCTTGTTAGTCGCCTCAGATATCCTCCTGGCCCCAGTGAAGTTACTGGCACCAACTACATCAGGGAGTTCAACTATCCCAAGTACAAGCAAGAGGCTGGAAAGTTTGTTGTCCTCCACCTTCGTTTCGACAAG GATATGGCTGCTCATTCGGCTTGTGATTTTGGTGGAGGTAAGGCTGAAAAATTGGCTCTGGCTAAGTATCGACAAGTTATTTGGCAAGGAAGGGTATTAAATTCTCAGTTCACTGATGAGGAATTAAGGAGTCAAGGCCGGTGCCCGTTGACTCCTGAAGAAATTGGATTGCTTTTGGCAGCCCTTGGATTTGATAACAGCACTCGTTTGTATCTTGCTTCGCACAAG GTTTATGGTGGGGAAGCCAGGATCTCGACTTTGCGAAGTTTATTTCCTCTAATGGAAGACAAGAAGAGCCTTGCTTCTTCAGAAGAAAGAGCTCAAATTAAAGGAAAAGCTTCTTTATTGGCAGCAGTTGATTACTATGTCAGTATGCACAGTGATATATTCATTTCCGCTTCTCCAGGAAATATGCACAATGCTATG GTTGGCCATCGAACTTACCATAATATGAAGACCATAAGGCCAAACATGGCATTGTTAGGGCAGCTTTTCTTGAACAAAAGCTTGACTTGGCCAGAATTCCAGGAGGCTGTCATTGAAGGGCACCGATCCAGGCAAGGGCAACTCAGACTACGCAAATCAGAACAATCTATATACACGTATCCCGCTCCCGACTGTATGTGCAACGCTTGA